CCGTACGGCGCGGCTCAGATCGCGGACTTCCCGAATGTCATCGACCAGATCAACGCCGACCGCGACGTTCGTATGGTCGACCATCTGGGCGACATCAAGGACGGCTCGTCGCTGTGCACCGACGACTACTTCGCGCTGATCAGGTCCGACTTCGACAGGTTCGCCGACCCGCTGGTCTACACCCCGGGCGACAACGAGTGGACCGACTGCCACCGGCCCAGCAACGGTTCGTACAACCCACTGGAACGTCTCACCGCCGTCCGCGGCACCTTCTTCTCACAGCCGGGTAGGACACTCGGCCGGCACCCCGTCGCGGTGAGGTCCCAGGCCGCGCAGGGGTATCCCGAGAACGTCCGCTACACCCGGGCCGGGGTCACCTTCGCCGCCGTTCACATCGTGGGCAGCGACAACAGCCTCGCGCCGTGGACGGGCAACACCGCGCCGACCGTGGAGCAACGCGCGGAGGTGCAGGGCCGCACCGCGGCCGACGTGCGGCTGATCCGGGACACCTTCGCGCAGGCGCACACGGAGAAGGCCAAGGCGGTGGTTCTGCTCACCCAGGCCGACATGTTCGACCCGGGTGCCACAGAGCCGGACCCCGCCGGATTCGGGGCCTTCACCCCGATCGTCGACGTGATCGCGGAGCAGGCGGCGGCCTTCCACGGGCCGGTCTACCTGTTCAACGGGGACAGCCACGTCTACAACTCCGACCAGCCCCTCGCGGCGGGGTCGCGCTGGCTTTCCTTCTACGGCGTCTCCGCTCCGGTCCCGAACCTCCGCCGCATCACCGTCGACGGCTCCACCGGAGTGAACGACTGGCTCAAGGTCACGGTCGACCACCACGACCCCCAGGTGCTGCGCTGGACCCGGGTACCGTTCGCGACCTGACCGCCGCGAACCTCCCACGTCCCGCCGCCGGCGGCGTCGGGCATGATCCTCGGGGGCCGTCCTCCTCGGGGCG
This Actinopolymorpha cephalotaxi DNA region includes the following protein-coding sequences:
- a CDS encoding metallophosphoesterase translates to MRKWQNVALGMMAASALAVGVSPGTASAENPQDSHERDFSFAVIGDIPYGAAQIADFPNVIDQINADRDVRMVDHLGDIKDGSSLCTDDYFALIRSDFDRFADPLVYTPGDNEWTDCHRPSNGSYNPLERLTAVRGTFFSQPGRTLGRHPVAVRSQAAQGYPENVRYTRAGVTFAAVHIVGSDNSLAPWTGNTAPTVEQRAEVQGRTAADVRLIRDTFAQAHTEKAKAVVLLTQADMFDPGATEPDPAGFGAFTPIVDVIAEQAAAFHGPVYLFNGDSHVYNSDQPLAAGSRWLSFYGVSAPVPNLRRITVDGSTGVNDWLKVTVDHHDPQVLRWTRVPFAT